DNA from Mobula birostris isolate sMobBir1 unplaced genomic scaffold, sMobBir1.hap1 scaffold_1647, whole genome shotgun sequence:
tgatgggacggtgcggagggagcttcactctgtgtctgaccccgggagtgtgtgatgggacggtgcggagggagcttcactctgtgtctgaccccgggagtgtgtgatgggacggtgcggagggagcttcactctgtgtctgaccccgggagtgtgtgatgggacggtgcggagggagcttcactctgtgtctgaccccgggagtgtgtgatgggacggtgcggagggagcttcactctgtgtctgaccccgggagtgtgtgatgggacggtgtggtgggagcttcactctgtgcctgaccccgggagtgtgtgatggggagggagattcactctgtgtctgaccccgggagtgtgtgatgggacggtgtggagggagcttcactctgtgtctgaccccgggagtgtgtgatgggacggtgcggagggagcttcactctgtgtctgaccccgggagtgtgtgatgggacggtgcggagggagcttcactctgtgtctgaccccgggagtgtgtgatgggacggtgcggagggagcttcactctgtgtctgaccccgggagtgtgtgatgggacggtgtggtgggagcttcactctgtgcctgaccccgggagtgtgtgatggggagggagattcactctgtgtctgaccccgggagtgtgtgatgggacggtgtggatggagattcactctgtgtctgaccccgggagtgtgtgatgggacggtgcggagggagtttcactctgtgtctgaccccgggagtgtgtgatggggagggagtttcactctgtgtctgaccccgggagtgtgtgatggacggtgtggagggagcttcactctgtgtctgaccccgggagtgtgtgatgggacggtgtggagggagattcactctgtgtctgaccccgggagtgtgtgatgggacggtgtggatggagattcactctgtgtctgaccccgggagtgtgtgatggggagggagagtggggaaatGGAAGGTGTGTTGAGGACGGCGGGGGTGGGGGTTAACTCACCATGACGGAATAGACGAAGGCGACGATGTTGAGAGGCCAGATGGGACAGAAGCAGGAGAGGGCGGCCAGGAAGATGTAGTCGCGGGGTTTCGGCAGCTCCCCTGCATCCACGGTCTGCTGCGAGGCGGGACGGTACAGGCTGGGGCGGGGCGAGTTTTGTCCGGCCGGGGGAGTCGGCTGGGAGACGGAGCCGGCCCTGGCCGCCCGCAGGGGTGTGCCCGGTAACACGGCGGAGGTGCTGGGCTGCTCCACGACCCCGTGGCCATTCGCCTCAGGCTTCGGCGGGCTGGCAGGGGCGCTGTCCGCAGGGCGGGGGCTCGGCTGAGGCGCCACAACCTCCGGCAGCTGGCTGTCCGACGTCACGGCCATGGCTGAGTCGGGGAAGAGGGGAGGCGagaggagggtgaggagggtgaggtgagtgaggtgggtgaggtgggtgagggagtgggga
Protein-coding regions in this window:
- the LOC140192551 gene encoding proline-rich transmembrane protein 2-like; translated protein: MAVTSDSQLPEVVAPQPSPRPADSAPASPPKPEANGHGVVEQPSTSAVLPGTPLRAARAGSVSQPTPPAGQNSPRPSLYRPASQQTVDAGELPKPRDYIFLAALSCFCPIWPLNIVAFVYSVMSRNSFQNGDVDGARRLGRVAKLLSVVALVGGLLIIGAYCVINFSILQ